The Oscillatoria sp. FACHB-1407 genome window below encodes:
- a CDS encoding ParB/RepB/Spo0J family partition protein, whose amino-acid sequence MTARRKLTDAIAQREELSFVFGQAPPEKVAQLIQETQEQQIPCEKVVCSFTFVPDNKPVRHYYDPEELQQWALYDIKPNGIRSPLWLRPHPYYPGKFELVAGLRRFKAATILELKTVPGKVFDWDDRTAFQAAISENANRRDFSALEELDNTLRLLEIQLGYSTEEAVSLLYRMNNAAKGTTNQNVLVSEEAQYVQQVFDAFGKITWQSFVATRLPLLKKPPEILEKIRRGEVHYTKGILIASVKDSDRRQELLQKAIDTSLSVSEIKQQVQAIKQKESGNDSQNSSTIVHLQQRLSHTVQQAKKNRALWSNPAKTKKLEKLLEELQVLLET is encoded by the coding sequence ATGACAGCACGACGGAAACTGACAGATGCGATCGCCCAACGAGAAGAATTGAGTTTTGTTTTTGGGCAAGCACCTCCCGAAAAGGTTGCCCAACTTATTCAGGAAACTCAGGAACAGCAGATTCCCTGCGAAAAAGTTGTTTGCTCCTTCACCTTTGTACCTGACAACAAACCTGTGCGGCACTACTATGACCCGGAGGAGTTGCAACAGTGGGCGCTGTACGACATTAAACCCAATGGCATTCGTTCACCCCTTTGGCTACGTCCCCACCCTTATTACCCTGGTAAATTTGAGCTAGTTGCAGGTTTACGTCGCTTCAAGGCAGCAACCATACTGGAGCTAAAAACCGTTCCGGGCAAAGTATTTGATTGGGACGATCGGACAGCCTTTCAAGCGGCTATCTCAGAAAATGCAAATCGGCGTGACTTCAGTGCTCTGGAAGAACTTGATAACACTCTGCGACTTCTCGAAATCCAACTCGGCTATAGCACTGAGGAAGCCGTGAGCCTGCTTTACCGAATGAACAATGCAGCGAAAGGCACAACTAACCAAAACGTTTTGGTTAGTGAGGAAGCTCAGTATGTTCAGCAAGTTTTTGATGCCTTTGGTAAAATTACCTGGCAATCCTTTGTTGCAACTCGTCTGCCACTTTTGAAAAAACCACCAGAGATTTTGGAAAAGATTCGACGGGGTGAAGTTCACTATACCAAAGGAATTCTCATCGCCAGTGTGAAGGATAGCGATCGCCGACAGGAGCTTTTGCAGAAGGCAATCGACACCTCCCTCAGCGTATCTGAAATTAAGCAACAGGTTCAAGCCATCAAACAGAAGGAGAGCGGTAACGACTCACAAAATTCGTCAACGATTGTGCATTTGCAACAACGCCTTAGTCATACTGTTCAGCAGGCTAAAAAGAATCGTGCGCTCTGGAGTAATCCGGCAAAGACAAAAAAGCTTGAGAAACTGCTTGAAGAGCTACAGGTTCTACTTGAAACGTGA
- a CDS encoding tyrosine-type recombinase/integrase: protein MRWRDLQGVEQGRGQVTLFGKGGKTRVVVFSAQTLQVLESIRAEAAINDPIFQTRRGGKINRNSVRCIIRAACKRVGIVERISPHWFRHARASHALERGAPVNLVQLTLGHASLATTGRYLHARP, encoded by the coding sequence GTGCGGTGGCGAGATTTGCAAGGGGTAGAACAGGGACGAGGGCAAGTCACGTTATTTGGCAAGGGCGGCAAAACCAGAGTGGTTGTGTTTAGTGCCCAGACTTTGCAAGTGTTAGAGAGCATCCGAGCAGAGGCGGCTATCAACGACCCCATATTTCAAACTCGACGGGGTGGCAAGATCAACCGAAATAGTGTTCGCTGCATCATTCGAGCCGCTTGCAAACGAGTTGGAATTGTAGAACGAATTTCTCCCCACTGGTTTCGTCATGCCCGTGCCTCTCATGCCTTGGAGCGAGGTGCTCCTGTTAACTTAGTTCAGCTCACGTTAGGACACGCCAGTTTAGCCACAACTGGGCGTTATTTACATGCTCGACCCTAA
- a CDS encoding cyclic nucleotide-binding domain-containing protein, protein MAEVLLKELSNADLNWLMATGQRQELLAGTVLLQAEAESDALYILLAGSLSICIDLPEPGATDHLTASPDQTQEIIRLTQGDIVGETLLFQLRPLAATVKVAEDAIVLTVSQSQLVEKLHEDSCFSTHLHRAIALIVAERLRRMLEMPHQFRGSSNQPVKEAIVVFGEMRDSDVDWLISVGHLEKLLPNQVLIQPGRPLDALYIILDGLLSLAVSEGEFNPLTYCFQCAQANASSEKVIDYLSRGEMSGTISFLDFRPTPITVKAVKESLVLSIPRQQLTLKLQQDWRFASRFYRVMAIQLAETWQTVVERLNGSQQFYSSHHDIDASAEYDDELNFDSLYQVAQGAARFNWMLKRLGVV, encoded by the coding sequence ATGGCAGAGGTTTTACTAAAAGAGTTAAGTAATGCTGACCTCAATTGGCTAATGGCGACGGGTCAACGCCAGGAATTGTTGGCTGGAACAGTGCTTCTGCAAGCTGAAGCCGAATCGGACGCGCTGTATATCTTACTTGCTGGCAGCTTATCGATTTGTATCGATCTACCTGAGCCGGGTGCAACGGATCATTTAACGGCTTCACCTGATCAGACGCAAGAAATTATTCGGCTTACACAGGGGGACATTGTTGGAGAGACATTACTCTTCCAATTGCGCCCTCTCGCCGCCACGGTTAAAGTTGCAGAGGATGCCATTGTGTTAACCGTCTCACAATCACAGCTTGTTGAGAAGTTACACGAGGATAGCTGTTTTAGTACTCATTTGCATCGGGCGATCGCCCTGATAGTGGCTGAAAGATTGCGACGGATGCTGGAGATGCCGCACCAGTTTCGAGGGAGTAGCAACCAGCCTGTCAAAGAGGCGATCGTTGTATTTGGAGAGATGCGAGATAGTGATGTTGATTGGCTTATTTCAGTAGGGCATCTTGAAAAGCTGTTGCCCAATCAAGTTTTGATTCAACCGGGTAGACCCTTAGATGCTCTTTACATCATCCTGGATGGGCTATTGTCGTTGGCTGTTTCAGAGGGAGAGTTTAACCCCCTGACGTATTGCTTTCAGTGTGCTCAAGCGAACGCAAGTTCTGAGAAAGTGATTGATTATTTATCCAGAGGTGAAATGAGTGGAACCATTAGCTTCCTGGATTTTCGCCCCACGCCGATTACGGTGAAGGCGGTGAAGGAATCACTTGTCCTATCGATCCCACGTCAGCAACTCACACTGAAGCTTCAGCAGGACTGGCGATTTGCCTCACGCTTTTATCGAGTTATGGCGATTCAGCTTGCAGAAACCTGGCAGACTGTAGTGGAGCGGTTGAACGGTTCTCAGCAATTCTATAGTTCTCATCATGACATTGATGCAAGTGCAGAATACGATGATGAATTAAATTTTGATTCTCTGTATCAAGTCGCTCAGGGCGCAGCCCGCTTTAACTGGATGTTAAAACGTCTGGGAGTAGTTTAA
- a CDS encoding NHLP family bacteriocin export ABC transporter peptidase/permease/ATPase subunit encodes MFINPFHRQASQPQQGRVRTPTVLQMEAVECGAASLSMILGYYGRYVPLAELREACGVSRDGVTAANILKAARQYGLVAKGFKKSLESLRQLRPPFIVFWQFNHFLVVDGFRGDRVYLNNPAAGPMTVSDPEFDEGYTGVVLVLEPGAEFQRGGKKPGIVPALVSRLRGSVGALLYCVVAGFLLVIPNLALPVFSQVFIDSVLINGRQDWLPYILLGVLLAVGLQGLLTLLQLRYLRGLKIKLAVSLSSRFLWHVLCLPVNFYAQRYAGEISSRVNLNDAVADVLSGRLTTTIISAVLVVFYAIAMLQYDLVLTLIVIFFSAINVLTLQWVARQRIDANLRLAQDYGKASGVAIAGLQSMETLKASGLESDFFARWAGYYTKAINAQQELGIISKALGILPSLLSALTALCLLAIGGWQVINGRLSIGMLVAFQLLTVSFQQPVNRLVRFGSTLQDLQGNLQRLDDVLSNAIDPQLIDQAPDPVATQYATPVKTPTHRLQGYIDLKDITYGYNPLESPLIENFNLSVKPGQRIALVGGSGSGKSTLAKVIAGLFEPWSGTIYFDGVEKQNIARSILTNSIAVVEQEILLFAGTVRDNLTLWDTTVPDAALRRACQDAAIEEVILAAPGGYDALLLEGASNLSGGQRQRLEIARALVNNPSIVIMDEATSALDTESERLIDLRLRQRGCTCLIVAHRLSTIRDCDEIVVLERGKVVQRGTHDELWKQAGYYAQLIQSEGDAS; translated from the coding sequence ATGTTTATCAATCCCTTTCATCGTCAGGCATCACAACCTCAGCAGGGGCGCGTCAGAACGCCGACGGTTTTGCAGATGGAAGCGGTTGAGTGTGGAGCAGCGTCTTTGAGTATGATCTTGGGCTACTACGGCAGATATGTGCCCCTGGCAGAACTGCGAGAAGCCTGTGGAGTCTCTCGTGATGGGGTCACCGCTGCCAACATTTTGAAGGCGGCTCGACAATATGGGTTGGTTGCCAAGGGATTTAAGAAGAGTCTGGAGAGTCTGCGGCAGTTGCGTCCTCCATTCATCGTGTTTTGGCAGTTTAACCATTTTTTGGTGGTGGATGGATTTAGGGGCGATCGCGTCTATTTGAACAATCCTGCTGCCGGCCCCATGACCGTCTCCGACCCAGAATTTGATGAAGGGTATACGGGTGTCGTTTTGGTGCTAGAGCCAGGGGCAGAGTTTCAACGGGGCGGTAAAAAGCCTGGAATTGTTCCTGCTCTCGTCAGTCGCTTGAGAGGCTCTGTTGGTGCACTGCTCTATTGCGTCGTTGCCGGTTTTTTGTTGGTCATTCCCAATCTTGCGTTGCCTGTTTTTAGTCAGGTTTTTATCGACAGTGTTTTAATCAATGGCAGACAAGACTGGCTTCCCTACATTCTTTTGGGGGTGCTGTTAGCAGTGGGTCTTCAGGGGTTACTGACCCTGCTCCAACTTCGTTACCTGCGTGGGTTAAAAATTAAGCTAGCGGTGAGTCTGTCTAGCCGCTTTCTCTGGCATGTGCTGTGCTTACCCGTTAATTTCTATGCTCAACGGTACGCCGGAGAAATTAGCAGTCGAGTTAACTTAAACGATGCCGTCGCTGATGTGTTGTCGGGTCGCCTCACTACAACGATTATTAGTGCTGTGTTGGTGGTCTTTTATGCGATCGCCATGTTGCAGTACGACCTTGTTTTAACACTCATTGTGATTTTCTTTTCGGCTATAAATGTGTTGACGTTGCAATGGGTAGCGCGGCAGCGCATTGATGCCAACTTGAGACTGGCACAGGATTATGGCAAGGCTTCTGGAGTGGCGATCGCCGGATTGCAAAGTATGGAAACCCTGAAAGCATCTGGATTAGAGTCAGACTTTTTTGCCCGATGGGCAGGTTATTACACCAAAGCCATTAACGCTCAGCAAGAGTTGGGCATCATCAGCAAGGCTCTGGGAATTTTGCCATCGCTATTGTCGGCTCTGACAGCTTTGTGTCTATTGGCGATCGGTGGTTGGCAGGTGATCAACGGCAGACTCAGTATCGGAATGCTGGTGGCGTTTCAATTGTTGACGGTCAGCTTTCAGCAACCTGTGAATCGACTAGTACGCTTTGGCAGTACGTTGCAAGATTTGCAGGGCAATTTACAACGCCTGGATGACGTTTTGAGCAATGCGATTGATCCCCAACTGATTGACCAGGCACCTGATCCAGTGGCAACTCAGTACGCTACCCCGGTTAAAACTCCGACTCATCGATTGCAGGGGTATATCGATTTGAAAGATATTACCTATGGCTATAATCCGCTGGAATCACCGCTGATTGAGAACTTTAACCTGTCTGTGAAACCCGGACAGCGTATCGCTTTGGTAGGGGGGAGTGGTTCTGGAAAATCAACCCTGGCAAAGGTGATTGCCGGATTGTTTGAACCCTGGTCTGGAACAATTTATTTTGATGGCGTTGAGAAACAAAACATTGCGCGATCGATTTTAACGAATTCAATTGCTGTCGTTGAGCAAGAGATTTTGTTGTTTGCGGGTACAGTGCGAGATAATTTGACCCTGTGGGATACGACTGTGCCTGATGCAGCTTTACGGCGAGCCTGCCAGGATGCGGCGATCGAAGAGGTCATTCTTGCGGCTCCGGGTGGGTACGATGCGCTTTTATTGGAGGGGGCTAGCAACCTCAGCGGCGGACAACGACAACGACTAGAAATTGCCAGAGCGTTAGTTAACAATCCTTCCATTGTGATTATGGATGAAGCCACCAGTGCTCTGGATACGGAGTCAGAAAGGTTGATTGATCTAAGGTTGCGACAACGTGGCTGCACCTGTTTGATAGTCGCACATCGCCTCAGTACCATTCGTGATTGCGATGAAATTGTCGTGTTGGAGCGGGGTAAGGTTGTGCAGCGTGGTACCCATGATGAATTGTGGAAACAGGCTGGTTACTACGCTCAGTTGATTCAGAGTGAAGGTGATGCCAGTTAA
- a CDS encoding NHLP bacteriocin export ABC transporter permease/ATPase subunit gives MPVNMEHTAMNVEQAQRSPQNTRLHSMRGNELLLLTDPGMLWVVQSGSLAVFAVRITDGVVEGDRHYLFSVLPEGVLLGAGHCPSQTSLGLVAVALEPTELVEVSFFHPSWVPALERWMVQLGQISGLPRPQITTLLPQTQYLSLDKGQVYQPTSFPSVWVAIQQGSACWMGYKTLLLNSGSEFPLSDHLWLEAEEHLELFIQPISEVVESAIPVSDRLLQGLAQLQIHCLQSVEQMLIAEDEAACLRFQARQQLNRHIAQTTIRNLVSVLKPQEPIIDQDPLLIAAGAIGRALGVKIEPPMKSENLDRVKEPLEAIARASHLRLRRVLLRDRWWQKDAGPILAYRRMTKHPVALLPVAGDGYQLLDPVQNGSIDQPYARLKVNEAIAATLDPIAYMFYQPLPDGVLKAIDLLKFALRGRTSDLFRIVWTGVAVTVLGMLVPQLTAVLIDQVIPTGSVELLLQMVLGLLAAAFGGASFQLAQAIASMRLETMSDASLQAAVWDRLLTLKTSFFRQYAIGDLNSRVSGISAIRRKLSGTTLQTIFTGIFSLLNLGLLFYYSTQLATLALLVAVVIVAFTLLSGVFLVRQNRTLMELEGQLFGVVVQLINGIPKLRIAGVEERAFAYWGQTYTQQLRLMLSTQYLEDVVAVFNTVLPPLTAALIFWLASTLVTATDVTSGLSVGSFLAFNVAFGTFIGGVTSLSLTLTEVLDVIPLWQRSRPILTAEPETDANKADPGPLSGSIRVDRVSFRYRTEGAFILNEVSIQAQPGEFIALVGPSGSGKSTILRLLLGFESPSSGTVYYDGQDLAGLNVAAVRRQLGVVLQNGRINSGSIFENIASGALITLDEAWTAAENSGLADDIRAMPMQMHTVISEGGTNLSGGQRQRLVIARALALKPRILLLDEATSALDNKTQAIVSQSLDKLKVTRVVVAHRLSTIRHADRIYVLEAGQVVQQGRFDELASQPGLFAQLINRQLT, from the coding sequence ATGCCAGTTAATATGGAACACACAGCGATGAACGTAGAACAAGCGCAGCGATCGCCCCAAAACACTCGTCTACACTCCATGAGAGGCAATGAACTGTTGCTGCTCACAGATCCTGGGATGCTGTGGGTTGTGCAGTCTGGCTCCCTTGCGGTGTTTGCAGTTCGCATAACTGACGGTGTGGTAGAAGGCGATCGCCATTACCTCTTCAGCGTTCTACCAGAGGGAGTTTTGTTGGGTGCAGGGCACTGTCCATCCCAGACGAGTTTGGGGTTGGTGGCGGTTGCACTGGAGCCAACGGAATTGGTTGAAGTGAGCTTTTTCCATCCCTCCTGGGTGCCTGCGTTGGAGCGTTGGATGGTGCAGTTAGGTCAGATTAGTGGCTTGCCGCGCCCGCAAATCACAACGCTGTTGCCTCAAACTCAGTATCTCTCGCTCGACAAAGGACAGGTCTATCAGCCTACAAGTTTTCCCAGCGTGTGGGTTGCGATTCAACAGGGCAGTGCCTGCTGGATGGGGTATAAAACCCTGCTGCTCAATTCCGGCTCTGAGTTTCCTTTGAGTGACCATTTGTGGTTAGAGGCAGAGGAGCATCTGGAGTTGTTCATCCAACCGATATCTGAAGTTGTAGAGTCCGCCATACCAGTGAGCGATCGCCTGTTACAGGGATTGGCTCAGTTGCAGATTCACTGTTTGCAGTCGGTTGAACAGATGCTCATCGCAGAAGATGAAGCTGCTTGCTTGCGATTTCAGGCGCGACAACAACTCAATCGACACATTGCACAGACCACCATTCGCAATCTGGTGTCGGTTCTGAAACCACAGGAACCCATCATTGACCAAGACCCGCTATTAATTGCAGCGGGGGCGATTGGCAGGGCGTTGGGGGTTAAGATTGAGCCACCGATGAAATCGGAAAACCTTGACCGTGTCAAAGAGCCACTAGAGGCGATCGCCCGTGCTTCGCATCTGCGGTTACGGCGAGTGTTGTTGCGCGATCGCTGGTGGCAAAAAGACGCAGGACCCATCTTGGCATATCGGCGAATGACCAAACATCCCGTAGCTCTGTTGCCCGTTGCAGGGGATGGTTATCAGTTATTAGATCCAGTGCAAAACGGTTCGATCGATCAGCCCTACGCAAGACTCAAGGTGAATGAAGCGATCGCGGCTACGCTGGATCCAATCGCTTATATGTTTTATCAACCCCTTCCGGATGGGGTGCTAAAGGCGATCGATTTGCTGAAGTTTGCTCTGAGAGGTCGTACCTCAGACCTCTTTCGTATCGTATGGACAGGAGTTGCAGTGACGGTGTTGGGGATGTTAGTACCTCAACTGACGGCAGTTTTAATTGATCAGGTGATTCCGACAGGTAGTGTTGAGTTACTCCTGCAAATGGTGTTAGGGTTGCTGGCAGCAGCCTTTGGAGGAGCCAGCTTTCAATTAGCTCAGGCGATCGCTTCTATGCGGCTTGAAACGATGTCGGATGCGTCGTTACAGGCAGCTGTTTGGGATCGGTTGTTAACGTTGAAAACTTCTTTTTTTCGTCAATATGCGATCGGAGATTTAAACTCCAGGGTGTCTGGTATCAGTGCAATTCGTCGTAAGCTCAGTGGAACAACCCTACAAACTATTTTTACAGGCATATTTTCACTCTTAAATTTAGGGTTGCTGTTCTATTACAGTACTCAACTCGCAACACTGGCACTACTCGTTGCCGTGGTTATTGTGGCATTTACACTTTTATCTGGAGTATTCTTAGTTCGGCAAAACCGCACATTAATGGAGTTAGAAGGTCAGTTGTTTGGAGTTGTCGTTCAACTGATCAATGGCATCCCTAAACTCCGAATTGCAGGTGTAGAAGAACGGGCGTTTGCTTACTGGGGACAAACCTATACTCAACAACTGCGGTTGATGTTGAGTACGCAATATCTGGAGGATGTGGTTGCCGTGTTCAATACCGTCCTGCCACCGTTAACCGCAGCCCTGATCTTCTGGTTGGCCAGTACTCTTGTCACGGCAACAGATGTCACATCTGGTTTGTCGGTTGGCTCTTTTTTAGCCTTCAATGTGGCATTTGGCACGTTTATCGGGGGAGTGACCAGTCTGAGTTTGACATTGACGGAAGTGTTGGATGTGATTCCGCTATGGCAGCGATCGCGACCCATTCTCACCGCAGAACCCGAAACGGATGCGAATAAGGCTGATCCGGGGCCGCTTTCGGGCAGTATTCGAGTCGATCGTGTCAGCTTCCGCTACCGCACAGAGGGGGCATTCATTCTCAATGAGGTGAGCATTCAGGCTCAACCGGGAGAATTTATTGCACTGGTGGGTCCGTCGGGTTCCGGTAAGTCAACCATTTTGCGATTATTGCTAGGGTTTGAATCGCCCAGTTCTGGGACGGTTTACTATGATGGTCAGGATTTAGCTGGCTTAAATGTGGCAGCCGTACGTCGTCAGTTGGGAGTTGTGTTACAAAACGGTCGGATCAATTCAGGCTCCATCTTCGAGAACATTGCTAGTGGTGCGTTGATCACGCTGGATGAAGCCTGGACTGCGGCTGAAAATAGTGGATTAGCAGATGACATTCGGGCAATGCCGATGCAAATGCACACCGTGATTAGCGAGGGTGGCACCAACCTGTCTGGTGGACAACGGCAACGGCTTGTCATTGCTCGCGCACTGGCACTTAAACCGCGCATTTTATTGCTTGACGAGGCAACCAGTGCATTGGATAACAAAACTCAGGCGATCGTGAGTCAAAGTCTCGACAAATTGAAGGTAACGCGAGTTGTGGTTGCCCATCGATTGAGTACGATTCGCCATGCCGATCGCATTTATGTGTTAGAAGCGGGGCAGGTAGTGCAGCAAGGACGATTTGACGAACTCGCCAGTCAACCCGGTCTGTTTGCTCAATTGATCAATCGACAACTCACCTGA
- a CDS encoding glycine betaine ABC transporter substrate-binding protein, producing the protein MPQKPPPKNLDFLSRPLIQTSRRSFLKLAAIATSSATVTGLISHADSLATPAEPSTRSAIRMGVISLSFYQVVGGLIQNILEAQGYAVEIIQGSHAEIYPVLGQGELDMLVAVWLPTGHGPLFAQYGASTMELGSLYDDALFFWGVPDYLPDDVRSIADLARPEISPLMIKQIQSIGSGAGITRLSQSVMTRYNLQAAGYRFQAGTEQEWIDAYERGVSAERGVIIPLWQPQYLNRAYAIRRLNDPLGVFPSPDRCSLVVTKDFPDRFPSSLVETLRRVRLDVASVTEMDYLTQMENLSPREAATRWMTANPDRVQSWST; encoded by the coding sequence ATGCCACAGAAACCCCCTCCCAAGAATCTGGACTTTTTAAGCCGTCCGTTGATCCAAACGAGCCGACGCAGTTTTCTCAAATTAGCGGCGATCGCAACTAGCTCAGCCACTGTTACTGGGCTGATCAGCCATGCAGATTCTCTGGCAACTCCGGCAGAGCCGAGCACACGTTCAGCGATCCGAATGGGCGTCATTAGTCTTTCCTTTTACCAAGTTGTTGGTGGACTAATTCAAAACATTCTTGAAGCTCAGGGCTATGCTGTTGAGATTATCCAGGGTTCCCATGCTGAGATCTACCCTGTCCTGGGACAGGGTGAGTTAGATATGCTCGTTGCGGTGTGGCTCCCCACGGGACATGGTCCTCTCTTTGCTCAATATGGTGCAAGCACCATGGAATTGGGTAGCTTATACGACGATGCTCTGTTCTTTTGGGGTGTGCCTGATTACTTACCAGATGATGTTCGCTCGATCGCTGACCTGGCTCGCCCTGAAATTTCACCGCTCATGATCAAACAGATTCAAAGCATTGGTTCAGGAGCCGGAATTACTCGCCTGTCTCAAAGCGTGATGACCCGTTACAATTTGCAGGCTGCTGGATATCGCTTTCAGGCTGGAACAGAGCAGGAATGGATTGATGCTTATGAACGGGGGGTGTCGGCTGAACGGGGGGTAATCATTCCCCTCTGGCAACCACAATACCTGAACCGTGCTTATGCGATTCGTCGTCTAAATGACCCACTGGGCGTTTTTCCGAGTCCCGATCGCTGTTCTTTAGTGGTAACCAAAGATTTCCCCGATCGCTTTCCGTCGAGTCTGGTTGAAACCCTGCGACGAGTTCGACTGGATGTAGCTTCTGTCACCGAGATGGACTATCTAACCCAGATGGAAAACCTTTCTCCCCGTGAAGCAGCTACACGATGGATGACAGCCAACCCCGACAGAGTTCAATCCTGGTCAACCTGA
- a CDS encoding GAF domain-containing protein → MFTSSPDDYETERLNALHEYDILNTASEPAFEELVSLAALIYQAPIALLSLIDEQRQWFKARVGQMPAQLPREMSLCIYSVQYNQVLVITDTQLDDRFSSHPLVIDEPHIRFYASSPMVTPDGHAIGALCVMDYQPRTIEVWQVDALKLLSQQAMRQIEIRLHLLTMSEAMFNCTNIFMH, encoded by the coding sequence ATGTTTACTTCTTCACCTGATGACTATGAAACTGAGCGGTTAAACGCCTTGCACGAATATGACATCTTAAATACAGCATCGGAGCCAGCATTTGAGGAGTTGGTATCCCTTGCTGCCTTGATTTATCAAGCACCGATCGCCCTTTTAAGCTTGATAGATGAGCAACGCCAATGGTTTAAGGCAAGAGTTGGACAGATGCCCGCTCAACTGCCGCGAGAAATGTCACTCTGCATCTATAGTGTTCAATACAATCAGGTTCTAGTCATTACGGATACCCAATTAGACGATCGCTTTTCAAGCCATCCATTAGTAATAGATGAGCCGCATATTCGGTTCTATGCATCGTCTCCGATGGTGACTCCTGATGGACACGCGATCGGAGCATTGTGTGTGATGGATTACCAACCCCGAACCATTGAGGTGTGGCAAGTTGACGCACTCAAGTTACTTAGTCAACAGGCGATGCGCCAGATTGAGATCCGGCTGCATTTATTAACCATGTCAGAAGCAATGTTTAACTGCACAAATATTTTCATGCACTAG
- a CDS encoding hydrolase: MSIHDLLTPQNCTLVLIDHQPQMLFGVASMDRQLLINNAVGLAKAAKVFDVPVILTSVETKSFSGYIVPQITEQFPDQAPIERTSMNSWEDPGFRAEVERIGRKKLVIAALWTEVCLCYPAIEAIRDGYEVYAVADASGGTTITAHDMAMQRMIQAGVVPVTWQQVLLEWQRDWARKETYYPTLDVVKAHSGAYGTGVEYAFTMVHGQPPSVPTPEPIRLG; the protein is encoded by the coding sequence ATGTCTATCCATGATTTATTGACTCCTCAAAACTGCACATTAGTGTTGATCGATCATCAACCACAAATGCTGTTTGGCGTTGCTTCTATGGATCGTCAACTGCTGATCAACAATGCAGTTGGTCTGGCAAAAGCCGCTAAGGTGTTTGATGTACCCGTTATTCTGACCTCGGTTGAAACCAAAAGCTTTAGTGGCTACATTGTGCCGCAGATAACAGAGCAGTTCCCCGACCAAGCCCCGATCGAGCGAACCAGCATGAACTCCTGGGAAGATCCAGGATTTCGGGCAGAAGTGGAGCGAATCGGTCGCAAAAAGTTGGTGATTGCTGCGCTGTGGACAGAGGTGTGTCTTTGCTACCCAGCGATCGAAGCGATTCGTGATGGGTATGAAGTGTATGCGGTGGCAGATGCATCTGGCGGAACCACGATTACTGCACATGACATGGCCATGCAGCGCATGATCCAGGCTGGAGTTGTCCCCGTAACCTGGCAGCAAGTGTTGCTGGAGTGGCAGCGCGACTGGGCACGGAAGGAAACCTACTATCCTACACTCGATGTCGTGAAGGCACATTCGGGTGCTTATGGTACAGGTGTGGAGTATGCCTTTACGATGGTACACGGACAACCCCCCAGCGTTCCAACGCCCGAACCCATTAGGCTAGGTTAA
- a CDS encoding AraC family transcriptional regulator, producing MMPDQSPVKLDLTQQADILQLLPRPPLLTSDEVGWSHVLVQHHRQPVWEMPENSVAQHVIALHWMKNDVMVERMMDETRRQELVSYESSVIVPANTHHRSAWGQEVEFTLLIFEPTYLAQIAHETVNGDRVELVPQFTKLDPVIASVGSALKTELETEGHWGRLYAESATTFLAAHLLRHYCTRTQFLKDYPDGLPKYKLRQAIAYIHEHLSEEISLEALAAYLNMSQYYFSHLFKQSLGISPYQYVLRQRVDKAKQLLKRRKLTLTDVALECGFANQTHFTKHFRKLTGITPRAYREQ from the coding sequence ATGATGCCAGACCAGTCACCTGTCAAACTCGATCTCACGCAACAAGCCGACATTCTGCAACTGCTTCCTCGTCCGCCACTATTGACCAGTGATGAGGTTGGCTGGAGTCATGTTTTAGTTCAACATCATCGGCAACCCGTCTGGGAAATGCCTGAGAATAGTGTTGCTCAGCATGTGATCGCTCTTCACTGGATGAAGAATGACGTCATGGTCGAGCGGATGATGGATGAAACCAGACGGCAAGAACTGGTGAGCTATGAAAGTTCTGTCATTGTTCCAGCCAATACCCATCATCGCTCTGCATGGGGGCAAGAGGTTGAATTTACCCTATTGATTTTTGAGCCGACCTATCTGGCTCAAATTGCCCATGAAACTGTGAATGGCGATCGCGTCGAACTTGTCCCTCAGTTCACTAAATTGGATCCAGTGATTGCCAGTGTTGGGTCTGCTCTCAAGACAGAACTGGAAACCGAGGGACATTGGGGACGGCTCTATGCTGAGTCTGCTACGACTTTTTTGGCGGCTCATTTGTTGCGGCATTACTGTACTCGAACTCAGTTTCTAAAGGACTATCCAGATGGGTTACCAAAGTACAAACTGCGGCAGGCGATCGCCTACATCCATGAGCATTTGAGTGAGGAGATTTCCTTAGAGGCACTCGCGGCTTATTTGAATATGAGCCAGTATTACTTCTCCCATTTGTTCAAACAATCACTAGGAATATCGCCTTATCAATATGTCTTACGACAACGTGTTGATAAAGCAAAGCAACTATTAAAACGACGAAAATTAACGCTAACTGATGTGGCATTAGAGTGTGGCTTCGCAAATCAAACTCACTTCACTAAACACTTTCGTAAGTTGACAGGTATTACTCCGAGAGCCTATCGGGAGCAGTAA